A region from the Brachyspira hampsonii genome encodes:
- a CDS encoding GNAT family N-acetyltransferase, with amino-acid sequence MQIIKYDIKYIKEVLNIWNETIKEGIYFPQIEILSNEEEANKYFSSQDYTGIAVDNDKVFGVYILHPNNIGRCGHISNASYSVSKDSRGKGIGEALVRDSMKQGKKLGYKILQFNAVVISNINAHKLYEKIGFNKIGVVEKGYMNKNNEYEDIVLYYIDL; translated from the coding sequence ATGCAGATAATAAAATACGATATAAAATATATTAAAGAAGTTTTGAATATATGGAATGAAACTATAAAAGAAGGCATATATTTTCCTCAAATAGAAATATTATCTAATGAAGAAGAAGCTAATAAATATTTTAGCTCTCAAGACTATACAGGTATAGCAGTGGATAATGATAAAGTTTTCGGTGTGTATATACTTCATCCGAATAATATAGGAAGATGCGGACATATATCCAATGCCTCTTATTCTGTAAGTAAGGACTCAAGAGGAAAAGGAATAGGAGAAGCATTAGTAAGAGATTCTATGAAACAAGGTAAAAAATTAGGATATAAGATACTTCAATTTAATGCTGTTGTAATATCAAATATTAATGCACATAAATTATATGAAAAAATAGGATTCAATAAAATAGGCGTTGTTGAGAAAGGATATATGAATAAAAATAATGAGTATGAAGATATTGTACTTTATTATATAGATTTATAA
- a CDS encoding FAD-binding protein translates to MRIIKNNDRVYGAIFQNKDKFFFIKSKVIILAAGGVAGNYKNSLYPKKINGTCHIAALDAGAYAQNMEFIQFIPAYLKPRYNVLFGEHTLKYCIGMYDENNKLIFDGISNDKNKRLWIERSSYAPFSTDFESSEIDLKIPYGGVRLKYSEDLYKDKEEFYTVYLDWLKNEMNIDLFKDETLITHFAHSCNGGIKIDSNGFTGVAGLYAVGELSSAIEGANRLGGNSVGGALVFGNNAVKDAYKYIKNNKFDNNDKKLNIIEKEFNNWINDISKDDKRNTLKKNEVLKKIRELVSENLSVARSREKIENFLTKIDEIRGNYSIKENIKDCSIEIYLIIESVKMIALSMLERDESRGAHYREDFKDSSYKIYKLQVKRENNKTIINRLYI, encoded by the coding sequence ATAAGAATCATAAAGAATAATGATAGAGTTTATGGTGCTATATTTCAAAATAAAGATAAATTTTTCTTTATAAAATCTAAAGTAATAATTTTGGCTGCTGGGGGAGTTGCTGGAAATTATAAAAATAGTTTATATCCTAAAAAAATTAATGGTACATGTCATATTGCTGCATTGGATGCAGGAGCTTATGCACAAAATATGGAGTTTATTCAATTTATACCTGCTTATTTAAAGCCTAGATATAATGTTTTATTTGGAGAGCATACTCTTAAATATTGTATTGGTATGTATGATGAGAATAATAAATTAATTTTTGACGGAATAAGCAATGATAAAAATAAAAGATTATGGATTGAAAGAAGCAGTTATGCTCCTTTCAGTACAGATTTTGAAAGCAGTGAAATAGATTTAAAAATACCTTACGGCGGTGTAAGACTAAAATATTCTGAAGATTTATATAAAGATAAAGAAGAGTTTTATACTGTTTATTTAGATTGGCTTAAAAATGAAATGAATATTGATTTATTTAAAGATGAGACTTTAATAACTCATTTTGCCCATAGCTGTAATGGCGGTATTAAAATAGACAGCAATGGATTTACAGGTGTTGCTGGGCTTTATGCGGTTGGTGAATTATCATCTGCTATAGAGGGAGCTAATAGGCTTGGGGGTAATTCTGTAGGAGGTGCTTTAGTATTTGGAAATAATGCTGTAAAGGATGCTTATAAATATATTAAAAATAATAAATTTGATAATAATGATAAAAAATTAAATATTATAGAAAAAGAATTTAATAATTGGATTAATGATATTTCAAAAGATGATAAGAGAAATACTTTGAAAAAAAATGAAGTTCTTAAAAAAATAAGAGAATTAGTAAGTGAAAATTTATCTGTTGCAAGAAGCAGAGAAAAAATAGAAAATTTCTTAACTAAGATAGATGAGATTAGAGGCAATTATAGTATAAAAGAAAATATTAAAGATTGTTCTATAGAAATTTATTTGATTATAGAAAGTGTTAAGATGATTGCTTTGAGTATGCTTGAGAGAGATGAAAGCAGAGGGGCTCATTACAGAGAAGATTTTAAAGATTCCTCATATAAAATTTATAAACTTCAGGTAAAGAGGGAAAATAATAAAACTATAATAAACAGACTTTATATATGA
- a CDS encoding FAD-binding protein — translation MNINKEFDCDVLIVGGGIAGLIAAERALKSFKRVFLADSFKICSGASYFPLKATLGIQASKDKNDYNKYYEDITNMGKGVENPELIKTYIKNIKKDVYLLKRIGFKPWLRKDSRPACFARYSRNIF, via the coding sequence ATGAATATAAATAAAGAGTTTGATTGTGATGTGTTAATTGTAGGCGGAGGAATAGCCGGACTTATTGCTGCTGAGAGAGCATTAAAAAGTTTTAAGAGAGTATTCCTTGCTGATTCTTTCAAGATTTGTTCAGGGGCTTCTTATTTTCCTCTAAAAGCCACATTAGGCATACAAGCATCAAAAGATAAAAATGATTATAATAAATATTATGAAGATATAACTAATATGGGAAAAGGTGTTGAAAATCCTGAACTTATAAAGACCTATATAAAAAATATTAAAAAAGATGTTTATCTTCTAAAAAGAATTGGTTTTAAACCTTGGCTTAGAAAGGATTCAAGACCTGCTTGTTTTGCTAGATATTCAAGAAATATTTTTTGA
- a CDS encoding MiaB/RimO family radical SAM methylthiotransferase, whose product MNIHLHTFGCRLNQYESEKISYELRNMGANITELNNADAIAINTCTVTNDSDKKLIAYLEKLGDISQKKVFLIGCYVSKKDKDSSIIQDNIILIPNEKKEEASEIIFNTMHNNLENKINNPIFFPQEQSRAYLKIQDGCEVFCTYCIVSRVRGTHRSVEPQKIFDAVKMANDYGYKEIVLTGLNLGSYNYNNEISFYNILTQILEHSSKYGIRIRLSSVEPLYFDDNLINLFKNDDVLCPHAHIPLQSGSNKILKLMNRRYTREDYLSVTEKLYKTNSNMAISSDVMVGFPHEENNDFNDTYDLCEKSKFIKIHIFRYSNRENTPSSKMDSQVGYRTKLKRAKILNTLNGKLKDLYYKNAEGRNLKIIIEKTLSDNNYIGTSAEYLKCKLHSESSLNKKELTIAKALKYEGGIMLCE is encoded by the coding sequence ATGAACATACATTTACATACTTTTGGATGCCGGCTAAATCAATATGAAAGTGAGAAAATATCTTATGAATTAAGAAATATGGGGGCAAACATCACAGAATTAAATAATGCCGATGCAATAGCTATAAATACATGCACTGTTACTAATGACAGCGATAAAAAACTCATTGCCTATTTAGAAAAACTTGGAGACATATCCCAAAAAAAAGTATTTCTAATAGGATGTTATGTTTCAAAAAAAGATAAAGACTCCTCTATCATACAGGATAATATTATACTCATACCAAATGAAAAAAAAGAAGAGGCTTCTGAAATAATATTTAATACGATGCATAATAACTTAGAAAACAAAATAAATAATCCAATATTTTTTCCTCAGGAGCAAAGCAGAGCATATTTAAAAATACAGGACGGATGCGAAGTATTCTGTACTTACTGCATAGTTTCAAGGGTAAGAGGTACTCATAGAAGTGTAGAGCCTCAAAAAATATTTGATGCTGTAAAAATGGCTAATGATTACGGTTATAAAGAAATAGTATTAACAGGACTTAATTTAGGTTCATACAATTACAATAATGAAATTAGCTTCTATAATATACTCACTCAAATATTAGAACATTCTTCAAAATACGGCATAAGAATAAGGCTTTCATCTGTAGAACCGCTTTATTTTGATGACAACCTTATAAACCTATTTAAAAATGATGATGTACTTTGTCCTCATGCACATATACCGCTTCAATCTGGAAGCAATAAAATACTTAAACTTATGAACAGAAGATACACAAGAGAAGATTATTTATCAGTTACAGAAAAACTATACAAAACTAATTCAAATATGGCAATAAGCAGCGATGTAATGGTTGGTTTTCCTCATGAAGAAAATAATGATTTTAATGATACTTATGATTTATGCGAAAAGTCAAAGTTCATAAAGATTCACATATTTAGATATTCTAACAGAGAAAATACTCCTTCTTCAAAAATGGACTCTCAAGTTGGATACAGAACAAAATTAAAAAGAGCTAAAATATTAAATACTCTAAACGGCAAATTAAAAGATTTATACTACAAAAATGCCGAAGGAAGAAATCTAAAAATAATAATAGAAAAAACTTTATCAGACAATAACTATATAGGAACAAGTGCCGAATACTTAAAATGCAAACTTCACAGTGAATCCTCTCTAAACAAAAAAGAACTTACAATTGCAAAGGCATTGAAATATGAAGGCGGTATTATGCTCTGTGAATAA
- a CDS encoding NAD(P)-dependent alcohol dehydrogenase, whose translation MNSKMKVAVMTDLQKIDFIERDIPKPKNDEVLVKLEYVGVCGSDLHYYEHGAIGKYIVKPPFVLGHECSGTVVEIGDKVKHLKVGDKVALEPGKTCGECEFCRSGKYNLCPDVIFFATPPIDGVFQEYVTHPEHLSFKLPDNLTTMEGSLIEPLSVGMHAAMQGDAKLGQTAFVTGTGCIGLCSMLSLKACGISKVYVIDIIKKRLDKALELGASGVIDASKEDVVKRVYELTNGKGSDLTIETSGAESVTNQAIEFAKKGSTIVLVGYSKTGMVNMNLGLALDKELTFKTVFRYRHIFPLSIEAVSSGAINIKNIVSNIYEFSDLQNALDNSLNDKENIVKTVIKI comes from the coding sequence ATGAATTCTAAAATGAAAGTAGCTGTTATGACAGATTTACAAAAAATTGATTTCATAGAAAGAGATATACCAAAACCCAAGAATGATGAAGTTTTAGTAAAATTAGAATATGTAGGAGTTTGCGGTTCTGATTTGCATTACTATGAACATGGAGCTATAGGAAAGTATATTGTAAAGCCTCCATTTGTTTTGGGACATGAATGCAGCGGTACAGTGGTAGAAATAGGAGATAAGGTTAAACATTTAAAAGTAGGAGATAAAGTAGCATTAGAACCGGGTAAAACATGCGGAGAATGCGAGTTTTGCCGAAGCGGTAAATACAATCTATGTCCTGATGTAATATTTTTTGCAACACCTCCTATAGATGGAGTATTTCAGGAATATGTAACTCACCCTGAACATTTATCTTTCAAACTTCCTGATAATTTAACTACTATGGAAGGCTCTTTAATAGAACCTTTATCTGTAGGAATGCATGCGGCTATGCAGGGAGATGCCAAATTAGGACAAACTGCATTTGTTACAGGTACAGGATGTATAGGTTTATGCTCTATGCTGTCATTAAAAGCATGCGGAATATCAAAAGTTTATGTAATAGATATAATAAAAAAGCGTTTAGACAAAGCATTAGAATTGGGGGCTTCCGGAGTTATAGATGCTTCCAAAGAAGATGTGGTTAAAAGAGTTTATGAATTAACAAATGGAAAAGGAAGTGATTTAACTATAGAGACATCAGGTGCCGAATCTGTAACAAATCAGGCTATAGAATTTGCTAAAAAAGGTTCTACTATAGTATTAGTCGGATACAGCAAAACAGGAATGGTAAATATGAATTTAGGTTTGGCATTGGATAAAGAATTAACTTTCAAAACAGTATTCAGATACAGACATATATTCCCATTATCAATAGAAGCTGTATCAAGCGGAGCTATTAACATAAAAAATATAGTAAGCAATATTTATGAATTTAGTGATTTGCAAAATGCGTTGGATAATAGCCTAAATGATAAAGAGAATATAGTAAAAACAGTAATAAAAATTTAA
- a CDS encoding MATE family efflux transporter, with protein sequence MELNNRTLIESSSINLFSKFAIPSILGMIMGSTAVFVDGFFVAHFISAEAFTAINIVWPITALSFGIYVMLTIGSIALAGKCIGENNIRRANLIFTQTLIVVLTIASFPLVIAYIFRESLLPFFGAHGVVYELSLDYVEGVLFATFFWGMAYVLSQFVRLNGSPKFASSMFIISSLVNMILDPIFIIVFDFGISGAAWATAISQIIAFLMGLLYFFKPNCRLKIIKVYGGWIYILKAAFNGFSEFLSNFSSGLIPWLFNITAYNISGNRGILVYSVANYAIMFFIMLAYSIGEALEPLVSVSYGARNKNRMKDFLKISVFLITFISVLSSIILLINPSLLVNTLLKDVDNQTFDDALFFVRTSIPTFIGVGINIIMSAYYTSVQKAGVSAIVAALRSMILPVVLVLTLPNIFGFIGLVLVLPISEVFTLIVSLALYKNRSADILIVE encoded by the coding sequence ATGGAACTTAATAATAGAACTTTAATAGAAAGCAGCAGCATAAATTTATTTTCAAAATTTGCAATACCTAGTATATTGGGCATGATAATGGGAAGTACTGCTGTATTTGTGGACGGTTTTTTTGTAGCACATTTTATATCGGCAGAGGCTTTTACTGCAATCAATATAGTATGGCCTATAACTGCTTTGTCTTTCGGTATTTATGTAATGCTTACTATAGGTTCTATTGCTCTTGCAGGAAAATGTATAGGTGAAAATAATATAAGACGGGCCAATTTAATATTTACTCAAACTTTAATCGTAGTTCTTACTATAGCAAGTTTTCCGTTAGTTATAGCATATATATTTAGAGAGAGTCTTCTTCCTTTTTTTGGTGCACATGGAGTAGTTTATGAATTATCATTGGATTATGTGGAGGGTGTACTTTTTGCTACATTTTTTTGGGGAATGGCTTATGTTTTAAGTCAGTTTGTAAGATTAAATGGTTCTCCGAAATTTGCTTCTTCAATGTTTATAATATCATCTTTAGTGAATATGATTTTAGATCCTATTTTTATTATAGTATTTGATTTCGGTATTTCCGGAGCTGCTTGGGCTACTGCAATCTCACAGATAATAGCTTTTTTAATGGGATTATTATATTTCTTTAAACCAAATTGCAGATTGAAGATAATAAAAGTTTATGGAGGATGGATATATATACTGAAAGCAGCATTTAATGGATTTTCTGAGTTTTTAAGCAATTTTTCATCAGGACTCATTCCTTGGCTTTTCAATATAACAGCATACAATATTTCAGGAAATAGAGGCATACTAGTATATTCTGTTGCTAATTATGCAATAATGTTTTTTATAATGCTTGCATATTCTATAGGCGAGGCATTAGAACCTTTGGTAAGTGTTTCTTATGGGGCTAGAAATAAAAATAGAATGAAAGATTTTTTAAAGATATCTGTATTTTTAATTACTTTTATATCGGTATTAAGTTCTATTATACTTTTGATTAATCCTAGTCTGCTTGTTAATACTCTTTTAAAAGATGTTGATAATCAGACTTTTGACGATGCTTTATTTTTTGTAAGAACTTCTATACCTACATTTATAGGAGTTGGAATAAATATTATAATGAGTGCATATTATACTTCTGTTCAAAAGGCAGGAGTTTCTGCAATTGTTGCTGCTTTAAGAAGTATGATTTTACCTGTTGTATTGGTATTAACACTTCCAAATATTTTTGGGTTTATAGGTTTGGTTTTGGTTCTGCCTATAAGCGAAGTATTTACTTTGATAGTTTCTTTGGCATTATATAAAAATAGAAGTGCTGATATTTTAATTGTAGAGTGA